The Macrobrachium nipponense isolate FS-2020 chromosome 27, ASM1510439v2, whole genome shotgun sequence genome includes a region encoding these proteins:
- the LOC135200699 gene encoding trichohyalin-like: MNLNQLHRFFGCGITYDPVRNTIIMLALFFGTVFTLEPIGEMISTWLEKPKSPSLSTLSSNQGVEEIICNLKDVNKKRIKDRHELAEAKREIENLKEELEELRREVRAGKKNDKDASHSGKSTHKHWKENQSTRSRTRDAEGIEERETAIRKGSKLRRWNEKIKRRLNREAKHDPMWDELREELLRDWQKLSSSQVISEDEINDILQDMEEMIINSELDVEKEEIEGGSQEETEETPEWEPDDVLENIEIIEEIREILEEEKAERRSKRRWEKNAWKSVIREHKERKANERADKKLIKQQLLSRKRKEKERRKALREVEKKWISALKRNFTERLEERKQKRRDDRLKKLRDLIELVKQERKIMKYKRRAEQEWLEREARSLALYDYQVRMEERERKKEAKRAFKQELKERKAKLKAEEDRLRETRAKLEEEHKKRKNKAKLEKKRLMSALKDLKRRKRDLGRKRKPKRSEVELQMHDYIWFFLRNPAMISLYLRNGPLERREKRKRDSKATDSQKEIWVWKKNSRGKFEFIEKKRIDMTEGRRTESSLGLM, encoded by the coding sequence ATGAACTTGAACCAACTTCATCGCTTTTTTGGCTGCGGGATTACATATGATCCCGTCAGAAATACTATTATTATGTTAGCTCTGTTCTTCGGAACAGTGTTTACCCTTGAACCCATTGGAGAGATGATTTCTACCTGGCTAGAGAAACCAAAATCGCCATCTTTGTCTACACTGAGTTCTAACCAGGGCGTCGAAGAGATCATCTGTAACCTGAAAGATGTAAATAAGAAGCGGATTAAGGACAGACACGAATTGGCAGAAGCAAAGAGGGAAATAGAGAACCTGAAAGAAGAATTGGAGGAACTTCGGAGGGAGGTAAGGGCAGGAAAGAAGAATGACAAGGATGCTAGCCACTCAGGAAAGAGCACTCATAAACATTGGAAGGAAAACCAGAGTACACGAAGCAGAACTAGGGACGCTGAAGGAATCGAAGAACGCGAAACTGCCATACGGAAGGGAAGCAAACTGCGGCGTTGGaatgagaaaattaaaagaaggtTAAATCGAGAAGCGAAACACGATCCTATGTGGGATGAACTTCGGGAAGAACTGTTAAGGGATTGGCAGAAACTTTCAAGTTCACAGGTCATTTCAGAGGATGAAATAAATGACATACTTCAGGATATGGAAGAAATGATTATTAATAGTGAACTTGATGTGGAAAAGGAGGAAATAGAAGGAGGGAGTCAGGAGGAAACAGAAGAGACTCCCGAATGGGAACCAGACGATGTActggaaaatatagaaattatcGAGGAAATCAGAGAGATCCTTGAGGAAGAGAAGGCTGAAAGGCGCTCTAAAAGAAGGTGGGAAAAGAACGCTTGGAAATCCGTTATCCGGGAACATAAAGAGAGAAAGGCCAACGAAAGGGCCGATAAAAAGCTGATTAAGCAGCAATTACTCTCTAGAAAACGGAAAGAAAAGGAGAGGAGAAAGGCTCTAAGGGAAGTTGAAAAAAAGTGGATTAGCGCACTCAAGAGAAATTTCACGGAGCGACTAgaggaaaggaaacagaaaagaaGAGATGACAGATTGAAGAAACTGAGAGACTTGATCGAGTTAGTCAAGCAAGAACGTAAGATAATGAAGTACAAACGCAGGGCTGAACAAGAATGGCTAGAGAGAGAAGCCAGGTCTTTGGCACTGTATGACTATCAAGTaaggatggaagaacgagaaaggaaaaaggaagcaaAAAGAGCTTTCAAGCAAGAATTGAAGGAAAGGAAGGCCAAATTGAAAGCTGAAGAGGATAGGCTCAGAGAAACACGAGCCAAGTTAGAGGAAGAAcacaagaagagaaaaaataaagcaaagctTGAAAAAAAGAGGCTAATGAGCGCTTTAAAAGATCTCAAGAGACGGAAAAGAGACCTGGGGAGAAAACGAAAACCCAAAAGGTCTGAAGTAGAATTGCAAATGCATGATTACATTTGGTTCTTTTTGAGGAATCCTGCAATGATCTCTTTGTATTTGAGAAATGGTCCGCTAGAGCGTagggaaaagaggaaaagagattCGAAGGCCACAGATTCTCAAAAGGAGATTTGGGTATGGAAGaagaattcaagaggaaaatttgaattcatagaaaaaaagagaatagacATGACTGAAGGCAGGAGGACTGAAAGCAGTTTGGGGTtgatgtga